The sequence below is a genomic window from Lytechinus pictus isolate F3 Inbred chromosome 6, Lp3.0, whole genome shotgun sequence.
gTGAGGTGAATAGAGGGAAAAATAATGGTTCGACtccattacacagtgctgctcaGGAAGGTCATCTTGAAATCACCAGATATttgatcagtcaaggagctgaggtgCATAAAGGGAAAAATAATGGTTCGACtccattacacagtgctgctcaGGAAGGTCATCTTGAAATCACCAGATATTTGATCAGTAAAGGAGCTGAGGTGAATAGGGTTAATGATAACGGTCGCAGTGCATTGCGTGAATCTGCTTTCGATGGTCATATTGATGTTACCAAATATCTGAttagtcaaggagctgaggtgaACAAGGGAGATAATGAGGGCTGGACTCCATTACACGTTGCTGCTCACGGAGGTCATCTGGATACGTGtgaatatctgatcagtcaaggagctgaggtgaATAAAGGGAAAAATAATGGTTCGACtccattacacagtgctgctcaGGAAGGTCATCTTGAAATCACCagatatctgatcagtcaaggagctgaggtgaATAAAGGGAAAAATAATGGTTCGACtccattacacagtgctgctcaGGAAGGTCATCTTGAAATCGCCAGATATTTGATCAGTAAAGGAGCTGAGGTGAATAAGGTTAATGATAACGGTCGCAGTGCATTGCGTGAATCTGCTTTCGATGGTCATATTGATGTTACCAAATATCTGAttagtcaaggagctgaggtgaATAAGGGAGATACAGAGGGCTGGACTTCATTACACGTTGCTGCTCACGGAGGTCATCTGGATACATGtgaatatctgatcagtcaaggaggTGAGGTGAATAAAGGGAAAAATAATGGTTCGACtccattacacagtgctgctcaGGAAGGTCATCTTGAAATCACCagatatctgatcagtcaaggagctgaggtgaATAAAGGGAAAAATAATGGTTCGACtccattacacagtgctgctcaGGAAGGTCATCTTGAGATCACCAGATATTTGATCAGTAAAGGAGCTGAGGTGAATAGGGTTAATGATAACGGTCGCAGTGCATTGCGTGAATCTGCTTTCGGTGGTCATATTGATGTTACCAAATATCTGATTAGTCAGGGAGCTCAGGTGAATAAGGGAGATAATGAGGGCTGGACTCCTTTACACGTTGCTGCTCAAGAAAGTCATCTGGATACATGtgaatatctgatcagtcaaggagctgaggtgaATAAAGGGAAAAATAATGGTTCGACtccattacacagtgctgctcaGGAAGGTCATCTTGAAATCACCAGATATttgatcagtcaaggagctgaggtgaataaaggggaaaaatatGGTTCGACTCCTTTACACGTTGCTGCTAAGAATGGTCATCTTTATACATGtgaatatctgatcagtcaaggagctgaagtgaataaagaaaataatgttggttgtactgcattacacagtgctgctatTAGTGGTCATCTTGAAGTCTCAgaatatctgatcagtgaagGAGCTGAAGTCAATAAAGGAGATAGCTATGGTTTGAACCCTTTGCACTATGCTGCTCAGGAGGGTCATCTTGGTACCTGCGATTATCTACTCAGTCGAGGAGCTGAGGTGAAAAACGGAGAAAGTGATCGCTGGAATCTAATTAGTGCTGCTTCCAACGGTCATGCATTCATTGTCAAGTATCTTCTaagtcaaggagctgatgtgaatagGGTTGATAATAACGGTCGCATTGCATTGCGTGAATCTGCTTTCGATGGTCATATTGATGTTACCAAATATCTGATTAGTCAAGGAGCGAAGGTGAATAAGGGAGATAATGAGGGCTGGACTCTTTTGCATCTTGCTGCTCAAGAAGGTCACCTGGATACATGTGAATATCTGATTAGTCAAGGAGCTGGTGCGAATGAGGGAAATAATGATGGCTGGACACCTTTACACAGTGCTGCTCTGAATGGTCATCTTAATGTGACCAAATATttgatcagtcaaggagctggtGTGAATAAAGGAAACAATAATGgtaggactgcattacacagtgctgctcgAAATGGTCATCTGGATACATGTGAATATCTGAttagtcaaggagctgaagtgaataaaggaatgaatgatggtgggactgcattacactgtgctgctcagaatggtcataTTAATGTGACCAAATATCTGATTAGTCAAGGAGCCGAGGTGAATAGGGTTGATGATAACGGTCGCAGCGCATTGCGTGGTTCTGCTTTCACTGGTCATATTGAAGTCACCCAATATCTGATTAATCAAAGAGCTGAAGTCAATAAGGGCGATAATGAGGGCTGGACTCCTTTACATATTGCTGCTCAAGAAGGTCATCTGGTTACATGTGAATATATGATCAATCAAGGAGCTGATGTCAATAAAGCAGATAATAATGGTTTCACTCCATTGCACAATGCTGCACTTAAAGGTCATCTTGAAGTCATCAGATATCTGATTAGTCAAGAAGCTGAGGTGAATAAGGGAGATAATGAGGGTCTGACTCCAGTACACGTTGCTGCTAAAGAAGGTCATCTGGATACATGTGAATATCTGATTAGTCATggagctgatgtgaataaaGGAAACAATAATGGTAGGACTGCATTAAACGTTGCTGCTAAAGAAGGTCATCTGGATACATGTGAATATCTGAttagtcaaggagctgaagtgaaGAAAGGAATGAATGATGGTGAGACTGCATTACACTGTGCTGCTAAGAATGGTCATCTAAATGTGACCAAATATCTAAttagtcaaggagctgaagtgaaTAAGGGAGTTACTGAGGGCTGGACTCCTTTGCATATAGCTGCTCAAGAAGGTCACCTGGATACATGTGAATATCTGATTAGTCAAGGAGCTGGTGCAAATGAGGGAGATAATGATGGCTGGACACCTTTACATTGTGCTGCTCTGAATGGTCATCTTAATGTGACCAAATATttgatcagtcaaggagctgatgtgaataaaGGAACGAATGATGATTgtactgcattacacagtgctgcacAAAATGGTCATCTGGATACATGTGAATATCTGAttagtcaaggagctgaagtgaaTAAGGGAGCTACTGAGGGCTGGACTCCTTTGCATCGTGCTGCACTTAATGGTCATCTGGATACATGTGAATATATGAttagtcaaggagctgaagtgaaCAAGGGAGCTACTGAGGGCTGGACTCCTTTGCACATTGCTGCTCAAGAAGGTCACCTGGTTACATGTGAATATCTGAttagtcaaggagctgaagtgaaTAAGGGAGCTACTGAGGGCTGGACTCCTTTGCATATTGCTGCTCAAGAAGGCCACCTGGATACATGTGAATATTTGATTAGTCAAGGAGCTGGTGCGAATGAGGGAAATAATGATGGCTGGACACCTGTAAATAGAGCTGCTCTGAATGGTGATCTTAATGTGACCAAATATttgatcagtcaaggagctgatgtgaataaaGGAACGAATGATGATTgtactgcattacacagtgctgcacAGAATGGTCATCTGGATACATGTGAATATCTGAttagtcaaggagctgaagtgaaTAAGGGAGCTACTGAGGGCTGGACTCCTTTGAATATTGCTGCTCAAGAAGGTCATCTGGATACATGTGAATATCTGATTAGTCAAGGAGCTGATGCGAATGAGGGAGATAATGATGGCTGGACACCTTTACATAGTGCTGCTGAGAATGGTCATCTGGATACATGTGAATATCTGATTAGTCAAGGAGCTGATGCGAATGAGGGAGATAATGATGGCTGGACACCTTTACATAGTGCTGCTGAGAATGGTGATCTTAATGTGACCAAATATttgatcagtcaaggagctgatgtcAATGAAGAATATTTGAAGGGTTGTACTCCTTTACACTATGCTGCTAAAGGGGCTCATCTTGACACCTGCAATTATCTTCTCAGCCATGGAGCTGAAGTGAAAAACGAAGACAGTGACGGTTGGACTCTATATAGTGCTTCTTCCTGTGGTCATACATTCATAgccaaatatctgatcagtcaaggtgCTGAGGTTAATAAGGGATATAGTGACGGATGCACTCCATTACATGTTGCTGCTCAAGAAGGTCATCTTGACATGTGCGATTATCTGATCAGTGAAGGAGCTGAGGTTGGCAAGGGAGATGGCGATGGTTGGACCCTCTGTAGTGCTGCTCTAAACGGTCACCAATTCATCACCAAATATTTGATCAATCAAGGAGCTAAGGTGAATGATAGATATAGCAATGGTCGAACTGCTTTACACATTGCTGCTCAGAATGACCATCTTGAAGTCACCAAGTGTCTCATAAGTTATGAGGCAGATGTCAATACGACCGATAATCAGGCATGGATCCCCTTGCACGTTGCTGTTGAAGGCGGTCACTTTGATATATGCGAGCATCTGATTGGCCAAGGAGCTGAAGTTAATTATGCTGATAACAAGGGCTGCACAGCTTTACACCTCGCTGTTGAAAGTGGCAATCTCGATATCACCAAGCATTTGCTTTGTCAAGGAGCTATGGTTAACAAAGATAATAACCAGGGTGATACACCATTACACATTGCCGTTAAACAAGGTTTCTTCGAGTTTGTTCAAGTTCTACTTTCAGGAGGAGCGTGTTGCTTTTCTGATGACAAGGATGACCAGACGCCATTACATCACGCATTGACTCTTGGGTTCAAAGATATCACCGATCTACTCATTGCTGATTGGAATACAAAGGTATTAATATTATCGTTattaccataatcatcatcatggaTAGTATAACTATTATTTGGCAGTAGTTGTAGAGTATAGTATTATAGTATCgtttaatattcaattcaaCTCCAGTTGACCACAAAGACTATACAGGCTACAGAATTGTACAATAACGgatacaataataatgatgaaaaagtaGGATACAATAATGCATTATTCGAATTATAGCAATGTGTTTGAAGGTAATATAAATTTTTAAGGCTTGTCGAGAAAACTGCTCTAGagaaaatttgaagtaaatTAGATTAGAAAGTAGAATATAATTCTTTGATTATATCTTTATCCATATTGATACAATGTAATATTTGTGTGTGGCATATCaacagaaaggaaagaaaaaaatctactTTTATCTATGCTCTTTGATATGATTACACATATTAAGATAATTCGGTGATGTTGGTTACatatcaattgaaaaaaacgcattccatatttcaattcatttagaGCAATCTACCGATTCTTCAGATTGCTGTCCTCCGCGGTGATGCATCCCTAGTAGAGAAATTAATCTCTTATGGATGTGATCTCAACAATCAATCAACTGATGGTCAGACGTGTCTACATAAAGCCATTAAGTTATGCTACATGACTGAGAGGACTGTGAAGGAAACTGACACATTAAAAAAGGTGACGTTGGCATGCATATTTTGGAACAAATTACAGGAGTAAATGTAGagtaaaagtttttttttattcttgtttcTTCTCCCCTCTTTTTCACCGATTGAAAACCGATGCAGCAGTGTTGATCTTGCCATCCGGTAACACACCCTTTCCCTttgcgcatacattcgtaattccgaagtttcgttattccgaaggttcggttattccgaaggttcgtatttacgaaggttcgtaattccgaatgttcgtaattcagaaggttcgttaatccgaaaacgaaaaaaggttcgtaattccgaaggttagttagtccgaaaacgaaacgaggttcgtaattccgaaggttcgttaatccgaaaacgaaaaaaggttcgtaattccgaagattcgttaatccgaaaacgaaccttcggaacaacgaaccttatttcgttttcggattaaggaaccttcggaataatgaaccttatttcgttttcggattaacgaaccttcggaacatcgaaccttatttcgttttcggattatcgaacatcggaaaaacgaaccttcggaataacgccacaaatgttcggattaacgaacccttttacgttttcagattaacgaacatcgaggtataggcaatttacgtgtttcggaattacgaaccttcggaataaagaaccttcggaattacgaagtgtaaccttcactttgatattattaatgtatTCACCCACGAATTCCCTATTGTGCCACTACACAGTGGTTTGAAATTAACGTAAGAGAAGCATATGCATACCTCAGCAAAAGCTTATAACAAACTGTTTTTTGTTTATGCATATCTAATCAAATGATGAAAGTATAATAACATTACCTGGCGTACTACTGAAAATTATTCTTAACAATTTCATGGTTTCAAGATGGAATAATCGGttctaggacaactaccccctggacaatcaccccccggacaactaccccccggacaattaccccccgaggacaattaccccctgaggacaactaccccccgaggacaattacccccggacaattaccccccggacaactaccccccggacaattaccccccggacaattacccccggacaattaccccccggaaaaTTACCCCCCGAACAACTACCctcggacaattaccccccgtaAAATTACCCCCCGTaaaattaccccccggacaattaccccccccgacaattaccccccggacaactaccccggacaactaccccctggacaactacccccccccccgacaatttccttcagaaaatccccccttctctccagcatcaatgttagaaataagcgggacccattgtaagttttggtcggtggcacaggtttccgaaatattttctactttaccttacgttaataactttttatttctcttttatattgctctttctcctgttctctcactttcttcttttatctttttttgtttttatttagcggcgccttctgcatcatgaaaaatggggggatggggggggggggcttgcacccgaaacctcccgtttggctatgcatatatacatcagaaaatatgtaaactggccctcattctaagttttcatagaacaattgaacacgattagtcataataatcacaaatgttGAAGATCTctgattccaactgatctgattttttaaaatatttattttgggtttaatttcaggaaagaaatcaggcaaatagataaaacgtaaaaaataCACCTTCAtaggtagaaatattgaaagtcgataacgcaactatcaacactaacactgtcaagtagacctataaatctgttattttaaaacagttcaactaacaagaagctaagaattatgaaacaattggtgcacattccagattaagatgtggctttataacttaatacagaaagctaaaaaactttatgcaaagatgatacacacaagaacaccttgtaatttacaaggtgattttgtgtgtattattattgggtgaaagcaattaaacattaaagaaggaaattaagtaccaaatttactaaattgtaaacaatatatatgacataatcaaatacagtgtttttatacaaattggcaatcgtgatagtatacaattcgtttacggtgcattttaaggacggtttgtaagaatttataaagaagtaggcctatgcaaatcaaataatgcgaccgagcagcgtgagctgaaaatattaaaatttagaccataaaattgacattttacagagcacttgaaaaatcgatttgtaaatttaaaaataatgaaagctcgaaatgaaatatgttttgtatattgacttcgaaacttgatattttaagctccatatcagcctatattgagcaagatattaatctcatcgaaaaagcaatgcgagcgcgaagcgcgagcggaaaatacttgatattccggtatgaaaatggtgaatttgagcactatctaaagcattgtgtagggaaattgtgaagtggatgtggaaagcacttaataaatgatgcgagtatGAAGCGGGAgctgatatcttcattattattttgacctaggacctggacattctaggtctaaggacattttgtcatcatatgaaaatgataacaactttcttattcctcttcctgagcGCTATATGAATCATATGAAATTGTAATATTgtcgatattcttttctgaaaagggacaatttagtcattaagaattcatgaaaattttatcatcatatttattaatgtaataagcctaaatgagtgagtaaaatgtgttgacactgaggcctgaaaactggatattttaagcacttttgtaatcatgaataggatttgtgagttgatatattttttacaaaaatgcgagcgcaaatagtgagacgaaatttttggtaaactgtcataaaaggggggttttaagtagtttgttatataatttggcaaatcaaataatgcgagcgcatagcgaaagctgcaagttatattcacaccataaaacggacattaaacagagcacttaaaaatcagtttgtaaatcaaacaaaataatgaataatgtccgagctgaaatatgctttgtaatatcgacttcaaaacttgatattttaagctacatatcagcctatttagcaagatgtgtatctcatcgaacaggctatgcgagcgcgagcaaaaaacattaatatagtgacatgaaatatatttttttatcatttttaagtcatcccctgacctttttttttactcgtctccctcctcttattttacctcttattttttctcctttctttccccttttttttttttctttctttccccctttttttcatttttttgctctgccgatagggggggggggcgggcccctcggccccctggatccgcctatggatggtgctcaattttacagctttcttacggcgtacgtttgattccaagatactcgagaatgccttgagtacttCTTACGTCAAACGTACGGCCGACGTATGACTCTGTGCACTCCCCTTGtctagggggtaattgtccgggggggtagttgtccgggggtaattgtcctggcggtaattgtccggggggtagttgtccgggggggggggaattgtccggggggtaattgtccgggggtagttgtccggggggtaattgtccggggggtaattgtcctcggggggtagttgtcctcagggggtaattgtccggggggtaattgtccggggggtaattgttctcgggggtaattgtccagggggtagttgtccggggggtgattgtccagggggtagttgtcctgataccGGAATAATCACTTTATGTGCTTTGCTGACATAGTTGATTCTGAATAAAAGCTGGACATATTTCCAAGGTCACTTGCAAATCTCTAGATCAAGACCTGAGGAAGAAAGTTTACATCAACAACCTTAGGAATGGCTAAGTAATTCATCTGCACAGAAAGAGCATTCTCTTGACTTTTGTTTGAACCTAGCCCAGACAGGAAATTGAGTTTCGTGGTATTCTGTTACAGATATCCAATGAATACTACAATGGTGTTTTACCTTCTGAGAAGGCTTTGGTGTTCTATCTTCTTGACAATGGAGCCAGATTAGATATAAGGGACGATACAGGCAATCTACCAATCCACTATGCTAAGGATCCAGTAATCAATCAGATGATCTTGCTAAGGTTGTATACTTTGATAGGCACTGGGTTTTAATCTATTGAACTGATAGTTAAATGTTTTAATATAAATTCTGAGATGTATTATGAGGGTCAGTGAAAATGTACTTTGGGCTTTCTATTgatatcaatttgatttttttttcgtgaaAATATCAATACGGACTTCTTTCAGCTTCCACAAATCCACTAGGGGCCCACTTTCATTTCGAAATCTATACGGTATCCAAATCTCAGCAAattgttaattttcttttacaGAAGTTGAAGCATTGTCGTTTTTAAGATTtgtaaatttgataatttaatgaaatgaatcaaCTGATTACAATAGATGAAGTTAGTTAGATCGATCCTAAAGTATACATGAATGTTATTCATCTTATTGGAAATTGCCAGTGACGttgtaataaattcaattcatctTATTTTTTAGGTCACCTATAGAGGATATCGAATATTCAGGAGGTAAGATTTGACATTTCAGACATCTATTTTTGTTCCTCATTAAATCATTAACCACCTAAATTTTgcattgaaatttgttttttgtcACCATGACAAATCTTTCCATCTCCAGCGATTACAAATGTTCTTTACAATTTGTTTCTTCAGATTATTGTCGATTTCAAGTTAGTAAAGGTGTTGATACTAGTCCCAAACGTGAACACATGAAAAGGACAAAGTTCATTATAAAACAATTGTATCTAAAATTGGtccaacaataaatattgatgcTTGCAGAGCTATAATTCATCGTATTTATTGcggatatttttgtttttataggtaatttttatctatattgtTAACATCTAATTTGATATTGCAATGGCATTTTATCATCTTTTAAAATTAAACAATAGATGCACGACCAAGCCGTGGTAATATTTCTGTGGAAGTTGAGTCAACTATCGACCGAAAAATTGATCTAGAAGACCATGGCGTGTCAATCTTTATTCCTCCTGGCGCTATTCGTCATGATCACACGGGACTGATCACCCTCACTCTCTTGCGAGAGCCACCAATTGTCAACCTTCAAGAAGATGAATCAGTGGCTTGCTATGGAATCAGATGTGATCCTCCACATATGATTTTCCAGCATCCTGTTAAGATCAGGATACCTCACTGTTCAGTGGTCATTAATCCAGATCAAATGAACCCAGACATCGTTTCTCGTGTATGGGATTCAGTAAAGGGTAATATGTTATAATTTTATGTATTACATTCCATGCATAATGTCAGCATGTTGAATATTATTTGTCTCAGTCATCCCTGGTCAcccttttttttaacaaccgtcaaatcattttcattataattatcaaaatCACGACGAGAATCTCCCGCCAACTCAACTTACATCCTTAACCTTTTTTTGTCCCTTCATAAATCTAGACCTACCAGTAACTTCGCGAAGAAGAACATCCAACTCATCTGACGAGCCACCATACTGCAAAGTGTACAAGAGACACCTCGAGCTGTATGTCTCCCAATGTGCTGATTGGTGGGTACTTATTCCTCTAGAACAACAGGTGATCCGACAGAAACTTCTATGCTCTCCATACATCCCTGACAGGATAGAGAGAGGACAGGATGTTGACATTCATCTTCATGTTCATGCCAACCTACCAGGGATGGAAGAGGTAAGGGACATCAGTTGCATAGGAGAGATGGTTTTGAAGTGTATTGTcagtgtgtgtgagggtgaatCGGAGGGTGTgcgagagggtgtgtgtgtgtgtgagagagagagagagtgtgaaCGAGGGAATGTTCATGTCAGTGTGACAGAAGGAATAAcggtcaataaaaaaaaacgtttgcTCTCGGAATTCGAAAAAGTCAATCTGTGCTTATTGCTCGACTGTCCGGGGTAGGGGAACAATAGATGAACAACGGTTATTTCCTCGAAAATAAACCAGTTTAAGGTCTGTGTGCTTCAGTGTTTGCTAACGTATCGCCAACTCAAGGTGATAGGACTAAGAATATAATATTCCTCCCATTTTTATTAACTGGTCCCATGTAATCTTATTTGAAATAGCAATTGCTTGAGATATAGGGAGGTGTACCCCCTTGCTTTTTCGGAAATGccattatattattattcttctaAAATATGAGACAAATTTCCTCTTTGggtcaaattatttaatgtatttttcaagGAAATCAGAAAATTACGTTGAATATGGAATAATGAAATGATTAGGCAATTTCCTAGACCAACGGCGTATATAGAAGATTGACAACAGTTCAGATTGTTTATCAAAGGCCGGCATTATATTTCAGTCTAATGTGTAACTTTATTGGCCAATCACTTATTGTCTTCCTATTATCCCTATTTCTTATATCAAATGGTATTTTGAGTCCGATGTCTCTAGACTTATCGCATAATACACAAGTATTCAGTGAGTCTATAACTCTTTATTTCACAGGAAATTAAAAGGCAGGAGGAAAAACGGTTGTACAGGAAGGCTCATCCTTCAGTTCCAATCAACATTGCGACAAAATCGAGTGATGTTAGTGTGGCGTCCTTTCGTGATGATGGAAATGAAAGCAGCAGAGTAAGCAAT
It includes:
- the LOC129263481 gene encoding uncharacterized protein LOC129263481; this encodes MDRQNQDLQSAVSRDDLQAVKGLLQQGTGVNHPDKNGNTPLHMAAQRGNNDIVEFLIKHGGDVEKENEDGQIPLHLAASYGNLEATKAILRRGGNVYKEDNIGNSALLNGVNNGHKDVVRYFLSQGTSVNMVNSKGMTPLYIAAGWDKFDMLKYLISEGADVHCTQENNLLPMSNAASLGHVEVVKYLVSQGAEVNRVDNNGHSALRGSAFSGHIEVTKYLISQGAEVNKGDNEGLTPLHLAAHGGHMETCEYLISQGGEVNRGKNNGSTPLHSAAQEGHLEITRYLISQGAEVHKGKNNGSTPLHSAAQEGHLEITRYLISKGAEVNRVNDNGRSALRESAFDGHIDVTKYLISQGAEVNKGDNEGWTPLHVAAHGGHLDTCEYLISQGAEVNKGKNNGSTPLHSAAQEGHLEITRYLISQGAEVNKGKNNGSTPLHSAAQEGHLEIARYLISKGAEVNKVNDNGRSALRESAFDGHIDVTKYLISQGAEVNKGDTEGWTSLHVAAHGGHLDTCEYLISQGGEVNKGKNNGSTPLHSAAQEGHLEITRYLISQGAEVNKGKNNGSTPLHSAAQEGHLEITRYLISKGAEVNRVNDNGRSALRESAFGGHIDVTKYLISQGAQVNKGDNEGWTPLHVAAQESHLDTCEYLISQGAEVNKGKNNGSTPLHSAAQEGHLEITRYLISQGAEVNKGEKYGSTPLHVAAKNGHLYTCEYLISQGAEVNKENNVGCTALHSAAISGHLEVSEYLISEGAEVNKGDSYGLNPLHYAAQEGHLGTCDYLLSRGAEVKNGESDRWNLISAASNGHAFIVKYLLSQGADVNRVDNNGRIALRESAFDGHIDVTKYLISQGAKVNKGDNEGWTLLHLAAQEGHLDTCEYLISQGAGANEGNNDGWTPLHSAALNGHLNVTKYLISQGAGVNKGNNNGRTALHSAARNGHLDTCEYLISQGAEVNKGMNDGGTALHCAAQNGHINVTKYLISQGAEVNRVDDNGRSALRGSAFTGHIEVTQYLINQRAEVNKGDNEGWTPLHIAAQEGHLVTCEYMINQGADVNKADNNGFTPLHNAALKGHLEVIRYLISQEAEVNKGDNEGLTPVHVAAKEGHLDTCEYLISHGADVNKGNNNGRTALNVAAKEGHLDTCEYLISQGAEVKKGMNDGETALHCAAKNGHLNVTKYLISQGAEVNKGVTEGWTPLHIAAQEGHLDTCEYLISQGAGANEGDNDGWTPLHCAALNGHLNVTKYLISQGADVNKGTNDDCTALHSAAQNGHLDTCEYLISQGAEVNKGATEGWTPLHRAALNGHLDTCEYMISQGAEVNKGATEGWTPLHIAAQEGHLVTCEYLISQGAEVNKGATEGWTPLHIAAQEGHLDTCEYLISQGAGANEGNNDGWTPVNRAALNGDLNVTKYLISQGADVNKGTNDDCTALHSAAQNGHLDTCEYLISQGAEVNKGATEGWTPLNIAAQEGHLDTCEYLISQGADANEGDNDGWTPLHSAAENGHLDTCEYLISQGADANEGDNDGWTPLHSAAENGDLNVTKYLISQGADVNEEYLKGCTPLHYAAKGAHLDTCNYLLSHGAEVKNEDSDGWTLYSASSCGHTFIAKYLISQGAEVNKGYSDGCTPLHVAAQEGHLDMCDYLISEGAEVGKGDGDGWTLCSAALNGHQFITKYLINQGAKVNDRYSNGRTALHIAAQNDHLEVTKCLISYEADVNTTDNQAWIPLHVAVEGGHFDICEHLIGQGAEVNYADNKGCTALHLAVESGNLDITKHLLCQGAMVNKDNNQGDTPLHIAVKQGFFEFVQVLLSGGACCFSDDKDDQTPLHHALTLGFKDITDLLIADWNTKSNLPILQIAVLRGDASLVEKLISYGCDLNNQSTDGQTCLHKAIKLCYMTERTVKETDTLKKPRQEIEFRGILLQISNEYYNGVLPSEKALVFYLLDNGARLDIRDDTGNLPIHYAKDPVINQMILLRSPIEDIEYSGDARPSRGNISVEVESTIDRKIDLEDHGVSIFIPPGAIRHDHTGLITLTLLREPPIVNLQEDESVACYGIRCDPPHMIFQHPVKIRIPHCSVVINPDQMNPDIVSRVWDSVKGNML